A genomic segment from Toxotes jaculatrix isolate fToxJac2 chromosome 6, fToxJac2.pri, whole genome shotgun sequence encodes:
- the pla2g4ab gene encoding cytosolic phospholipase A2: MASNIIVEQQFSHKFTVKVVRAESVTKGALGDLLDTPDPYVELFIPTAPESRKRTKHIDNDINPKWNETFHFILDPNQQNVLELTLMDANYVMDETLGTASFDITKLRVGQTKMETFLIGKATKVYLEMSLEICTNLDLRFSLALCDKEKQFRQTRRERVMLGIKKLLDMEKPRFLPSSPGEVPVIAIAGSGGGFRAMVGFSGVMKALFESGVLDCATYIAGLSGSTWYMSTLYSHPDFPNKGPKDINKELMKRVSSNPLRLLLPQHITNYIQALWTKKASGQPVTFTDIFGMLIGETLIPARMDIKLSDIQEKINQAQSPLPLFTCLHVKPDVSELMFADWVEFSPYEIGMAKYGTFMTPDLFGSKFFMGTAVKKYEENPLHFLMGVWGSAFSILFNRVLGVKDTAGGSTMEEELEQIKPQHIVGEDSLDNDDEPRKGGTENQEAEDEFHRTAQASWVQRMFTSLFSDSALFNTREGRAGKVHNFMLGLNLNTSIPFSPVTEVTYHTSPPEEEVDAVTDPDEFDRIYEPLDVKSKKIHVVDSGLTYNLPYPLILRQQRGVDLIISFDFSARPSDSSPPFKELLLAEKWARMNKLPFPKIDPKVFDREGLKECYVFKPKKGEKNCPTVIHFVLVNINFRQFKAPGVPRETEKEKELADFDIFDDPETPFSTFNFQYSNEAFIRLHDLMEFNTLNNLEVIKEAIKDCIVSRKENPSSLSLPFSLSEIPKKKFLRRDPPSKPWNHLGDDNQ, from the exons ATGGCTTCAAATATAATT GTGGAACAGCAGTTTTCTCACAAATTCACAGTGAAAGTGGTTCGAGCTGAGAGCGTTACCAAGGGAGCTCTGGGTGACCTGC tGGACACCCCAGATCCATATGTGGAGCTGTTCATCCCAACAGCCCcagagagcagaaagaggaCCAAGCACATAGACAACGACATCAACCCAAAATGGAACGAGACCTTTCATTTCATATTAGACCCCAACCAGCAGAACGTCCTGGAG TTAACATTAATGGACGCCAATTATGTGATGGATGAAACACTTGGGACGGCGTCCTTCGACATCACCAAGCTCAGAGTGGGCCAGACAAAGATGGAGACTTTCCTTATTGGCAAA GCAACCAAAGTATACTTAGAGATGTCACTGGAGATCTG TACCAACCTGGACCTGCGGTTCAGCCTGGCCCTGtgtgacaaagagaaacagttcagacagacccgcagagagagagtgatgctGGGCATCAAGAAGCTGCTAGACATGGAGAAGCCTCGTTTCCTCCCCAGCTCTCCAGGGGAG gtaccAGTTATAGCCATAGCAGGCTCAGGAGGCGGTTTCCGTGCCATGGTCGGCTTCTCGGGTGTGATGAAGGCCCTGTTTGAATCAGGGGTCCTGGATTGTGCCACGTATATTGCAGGCCTCTCCGGATCCACATg GTACATGTCCACTCTCTACTCCCACCCTGACTTTCCAAATAAGGGCCCGAAGGACATCAACAAGGAGCTGATGAAGAGAGTTAGCAGTAACCCCCTGAGGCTGTTGCTACCTCAGCACATCACCAACTACATCCAGGCCCTGTGGACCAAAAAGGCTTCAGGGCAGCCTGTTACCTTTACCGATATTTTTGGTATGCTCATAGGAGAGACGCTTATACCCGCG AGGATGGACATCAAGCTAAGTGACATCCAGGAGAAAATAAACCAGGCACAGAGTCCCCTTCCTCTCTTCACATGTCTGCATGTCAAGCCAGATGTTTCGGAGCTTATGTTTGCAG ACTGGGTGGAGTTCAGCCCATATGAAATTGGGATGGCGAAGTACGGTACCTTTATGACGCCAGACTTGTTTGGAAGCAAGTTCTTCATGGGAACTGCGGTGAAAAAATATGAGGAAAACCCTCTTCATTTTCTAATGG GCGTGTGGGGAAGCGCCTTCTCGATTCTGTTCAACAGAGTGTTGGGAGTCAAAGACACAGCTGGTGGCAGCACCATGGAGGAGGAGTTAG AGCAGATCAAACCGCAGCACATTGTTGGAGAAGACAGTCTGGACAATGACGACGAGCCACGCAAAG GTGGGACAGAAAACCAGGAGGCAGAGGACGAGTTTCATCGCACCGCTCAGGCCAGCTGGGTTCAGCGAATGTTCACATCGCTCTTCAGTGACTCTGCCTTGTTCAACACAAGAGAGGGCCGGGCTGGAAAG GTGCATAATTTCATGCTGGGCCTGAACCTGAACACCAGCATCCCTTTCTCTCCAGTTACTGAGGTCACGTACCACACTTCTCCAccggaggaggaggtggacgcTGTCACAG ACCCAGATGAGTTTGATCGTATCTATGAGCCTCTGGATGTGAAGAGCAAGAAGATCCATGTGGTGGACAGCGGCCTGACCTACAACCTCCCTTACCCTCTCATCCTGCGGCAGCAGCGTGGTGTTGACCTCATCATCTCCTTCGACTTTTCTGCACGGCCGAGCGACTCCAGTCCCCCTTTCAAG GAGCTTCTGCTAGCAGAAAAGTGGGCTCGAATGAACAAGCTCCCATTCCCCAAGATCGATCCTAAAGTCTTTGACCGTGAGGGCCTGAAGGAATGCTATGTCTTCAAAccaaagaaaggagaaaagaacTGCCCAACTGTTATCCACTTTGTCCTGGTCAACATCAACTTCAGGCAATTCAAAGCGCCTG GCGTTCCCAGAGAGactgaaaaggagaaggagTTGGCAGATTTTGACATCTTTGACGACCCAGAGACACCTTTCTCCACTTTTAATTTCCAGTACTCCAACGAGGCCTTCATCCGACTCCATGATCTCATGGAGTTCAACACTCTCAACAACCTGGAG GTTATTAAAGAAGCCATCAAGGACTGCATTGTCTCCCGGAAGGAGAACCCCTCAagcctctctcttcccttttcccTCAGCGAGATCCCGAAAAAGAAGTTTCTCAGAAGAGATCCTCCCTCAAAACCTTGGAATCACTTGGGAGATGATAACCAGTAG